ATCTTTTCGTTTACGAAATCTTTCGTGACGTTCGGCTGGTAGGCGCTCCGCCTTCGAGCATTGGCAAATATGGCGCCGACACCGACAACTGGATGTGGCCACGCCATACCGGCGATTTCTCCATTTTTAGAGTGTACACTGGTCCTGATGGAAAACCTGCCAATTATGCTCAGGATAATGTGCCTATGAAATCCAAATATTATCTGCCGGTCTCTATCAAAGGAGTCGAAAAGGATGATTTCGCTATGATCATGGGTTATCCCGGGGGCACAGAACGTTACCTGTCGTCGTGGGGCGCTCAGCTGGCCGAGGAGGAAAGTAATATGACTGTGGTCAATATTCGTGCTAAAAAGCTGGAGATCATGCGTAGGTTTATGGATGCCGATCCTGCCGTTCGCATAGATTATGCTTCCAAATATGCCGGCACCTCCAACTATTGGAAATTTTTTATCGGGCAAACCAAAGGGTTGAAGAACCTAAAAGTTTACGATAAGAAGCTGCGCGAGGAGGCTGCTTTCGATCAATGGGTGAATGCTGACGCTGCCCGCCAGGCCAAATACGGTGATGCACTTAAATTGCGCGAACAAGGCATCGAGGCAAAGAAAGCTGTTAACCTTACACAAATCTATCTCAATGAAGCTGTTTCCCGCGGTAGCGAAATACTCATGTTCTCAAGGCGTTTTAAGCCGCTGGCAGATTTGCTCGAGGCCAAAGACAAGGATCAGGAAGCTATTGATAAAGAAATTGCGCAACTTCGTGTTCGTACAGCTAATTATTTTGACGATTACTACCAGCCGCTCGATCAGGCTTTGCTGTCAACAATGCTCTTTATGTATTACCAAAATGTTCCCAAACAATATCAGCCCGAAATGCTGGCAAAAGTTTATGATGCAAAACAAGGCTTTGAGCCATACGTCAATAAGTTTTTCAACAAAACCATTTTTGCTTCGCGCGAAAGTGTAAATGCGATGCTGGATCAGCCATCTGCAAAAAAGATTATGAACGATCCCGCCACCGAGCTAATGAAGGCTTTTATGGACATTATGCCTCAGATAAGAGAGGTGATGAATGCCGCTGATGAAAAGCAAATACAGGGAGAGCGTCTTTATATTTCCGGCTTGCGCCAAATGTTTCCTGATCGCAAGTTTTACCCGGATGCTAACTTTACCATGCGCCTCACCTACGGTCAGGTGCTCGATTATTATCCTGCTGATGCCATTCATTACGATTATTACACCACGCTTTCGGGTGTGATGCAAAAAGAGGATCCTTCCACCTGGGAGTTTAAAATCCCCGAGAAACTGAAGCAACTGTATCAGAATAAAGACTTCGGAAGGTACGGAAAAAATGGAGAAATGGTTGTGAACTTTCTTACCACCAACGACATTACCGGTGGCAACTCCGGAAGTCCTGTGATGAACGCAAAAGGCGAACTTATTGGTTTGGCTTTCGACGGCAACTGGGAAGCCATGAGCGGCGACATCGCATTTGAGCCTGACCTGCAGCGCACCATTTGCATCGACATACGCTATGTGCTGTTTATCATCGATAAATTTGCCGGCGCTAAAAACATCATCGACGAACTCAATATTGTTTCTGATTAAAGAGGTTGAATGAATCTTTGTAAAAAGACAGCAGGCTGCATTTGCAACCTGCTGTTTTTTTTACACACATACCTCACCAGCACTGCCATTCAGAATGGGCTAAAGCCTCATTGTATTTTGCGTAATTTGTTGGAGAAGATGGGAAGAGGATGGAAAATAGAGGACAAAAAAATGTCCTTTGCCCGGAATGAGGATGGAAGGAGTGGGGGGCAAAGGACAAGTGCAATCAATTAATCCCTAAAAATCTGTTTGTCATTTAAAAAAAAATTACCCTGTTAAAAAATAAATGACATTGCAAATGTACGGGAAGCATCTTAAAAACACCGTAGCCCAATCAGTCAACGGTTTGGTTTTAAAAGTTAACGGCTACTACCATTGAACGAGCGCTAAGATGTAAAATCAGTGGATCGGTTCAGAAACCGCAGCAGTGGCTGGATTGCTTTGAATGTGTTGATAACATCATGCAGAAACGTATCATTTCTTACCTGCTCGTCAGTAAATGATTTTCCGGCTGTAAAGCTTTTAAATTTCAGATGCTCAATCATGGGAGCATCGGCCGGAAAGTCTTTCGGTGGCCTTTTGAGCTTATCCTTCTCCTGAAGCGCTCCAAAAGTTTTTACAAAATCAGGATGAGAAAGGATGTTCTGAAAATCCTGTGGGAAGTTATAAATTTCGTAGCGGATGGCTCGAAGTACCTCGGGTGCAGGCATGAATTGTCCGCCACCGGCAAAGGTAGCTCCGGGTTCCAGGTGAAGATAATAACCGGCATAGTTGCTTTTGCGTCCGCCCCTGCGAATGACGGCTCCCATATTAATTTTGTAAGGGTCTTTGTTTTTGGCAAAGCGCACATCACGATAAATCCTGAACGTGCACTCTGCCGCTGGAAGCAGTTGTATTTCGCGGTCGAATGCAGCCACTCCGTGGATAACCTTATCCAAAAATTCGGCGTGCAACGATTTTACTTCAAGATATCTGTCCTTATTAGTGTTAAACCAATCACGGTTGTTGTTGGCTTTTAAATCCGATAAAAAATTGAGAATATTTTCCATGTAGGATAAACTCATTATGTTTTGGATTATGATTTTTTGAGAAGATCATTACAATCACAAAAGTTTTCACAATTGCAGTATCAAACTAATATTTGGCTGGACTACATTTTTTTTCGTGCAGCGTAGCTCCTTACAAATTCGTTCCTGATTAACAGCATATTGATTAATTTTTCGTTTGGCTTTTGTGCGTAAGGGAAAAATAATACCTTTGCGCCCGATTTTCGGTGAGAAGTATACTCTTTTTTCGCTGGAAAAAGATAGCACGGAGTAAGAAGCGAGGGGACATAAGTCCCCTATTTTATTACTTTTTTTTAAGATGATTGATAAAACGAAAATAGAAACACTGGCCAATGCTGCTTTAGCAGACAGCGATCGCTTTGTAACTGAAACAAAAGTATCGCCTGGCAACATCATCATCGTCACCATCGATGGCGATGCGGGTGTTACCATCGACGATTGTATCAGCCTCAGCAAAACCATCGAGAGCAGCCTCAATCGCGACGAAGAAGATTTTGAACTGCGCGTCACTTCATTTGGCGCCGATAGCCCTTTGCAGCTTCTGCGGCAATATCACAAAAATATTGGCCGGCAATTGCAGGTGATGCTGCACGACAACGAAAAGGTAAAAGGCTTTTTACGCACAGTTACCGATGAAATGATAATACTGGAACCCTTGCCGGAAAGAAAAAAAACCGCACCACCGGAGCCTGTTACTATTCCGTTTGCCGATATCCGGCAGGCCAAAGTCATTTTATCTTTTAAATAATAAGGACAGAAACAACAACAAATATTACAACAATGGATAACATTAACCTGGTCGAAACCTTTTCGGAATTTAAAGATTTCAAAAACATCGACCGTGAATCGATGATGAGGATTCTCGAAGAGGTTTTTCGGCACATGATAGAAAAAAAGTACGGAACAGCCGAAAACGTCGACGTGATTGTAAACATCGACCGCGGAGACCTTGAGATTTATCGCATGCTCGAAATTGTTGAAGATGGGATGGTGGAGGACGAAAGCACGCAGATAGAATATTCCAAAGCCATCCGCATCGAACCCGACTTTGAGATTGGAGAGGAGGTATCCGAAGAAATTAAAATGAAGGACTTCGGACGCCGCGAAATTCTTACCATCCGGCAAAACCTTATCGCCAAGGTGCAGGAATACGAGAAAGATAATGTTTATCACAAATACAAAGACCGTATCGGTGAGATCATAGCCGGTGAAGTTTATCAGGTCTGGAAAAAAGAAATGCTGGTTTTGGACGACGAAGGCATCGAGCTTTTGCTACCCAAATCGGAGCAAATTCCTACAGATTATTACCGCAAAGGCGATACCATACGCGCTGTTGTTTCTAAAGTTGATATGCGCAACAACAATCTGCAGATCATTCTTTCGCGTGTGTCGCCCGTATTTCTTGAGCGACTTTTCGAACAGGAAGTGCCAGAAGTTTACGATGGTCTTATCACCATCAAAAGTATTGTAAGGGTTCCCGGCGAAAGAGCCAAGATTGCTGTAGAATCATACGACGATCGTATCGATCCGGTTGGCGCCTGCGTGGGCATGAAAGGATCGCGTATCCACGGCATCGTGCGTGAGCTGAAAAATGAGAACATCGACGTGATCAACTACACTTCCAACGCTCAGCTTTACATACAGCGCGCACTAAGTCCTGCCAAGATCACCTCTATCACCATCGACGATGTAACCAAAAGAGCCGACGTGTATATGAAGCCCGACCAGGTTTCGTTGGCCATTGGCAAAGGAGGTTTCAATATCAAGCTGGCCGGTAAACTTACAGGATATGAAATCGACGTCTATCGAGATGTGGAAAGCGAGATCGACGATGATGTAAATATCCAGGAATTCAGCGATGAAATAGATCAGTGGATCATCGATGCACTCAAAGCCATCGGCTGCGATACAGCCCGTAGCGTTTTGCTTCTGGATGCCGCTGAACTCTTGTCGCGCACCGACCTTGAAGAGGAGACAGTCAACGAAGTACTCAGGATCTTAAAAGCAGAGTTTGAATAAAAAACGTATTTTTACCGCACTCGTAAATTTCCACAGGAAAACAAAGTATATGGCAGTAACCAAAGCAACAAGGCTTAACAAAGCGGCCCGTGATTTCAATGTCTCGGTAAGGGGGATTGTGGAATTTTTAGCGAAAAAAGGTGTTGAAATTGAAGAAAATCCCAACACCAAAATTTCTGTGCAAATTTATGATCTTCTCACCCAAGAGTTTAGCAAGGAGAAATCAGTAAAAGAAGAGGCACGTAAAATAGATATCGGCAGCGTGAAACGTGAGACCATATCTTTGGAAGATCGTAAGCGTCCTAAGCCTGATTTCGACGATTACGAAGACGATCAGGATATCATCATACGCGGAGTATCTGTAGAAATTGATGATGACTTTAAGAGAGCTGTTGAGCCTCATCACGATATGCATGCCAGGAAAAAAGAAACTCCTGCTGCTCCTGAAAAAAAGGAAGAAACTCCAAAACCGGCGCCTGCTGAAGCAATGCAGCCCGAACCTGCCAAGGAAACATCTGCGCCCGAAGGATGGCCAGGACCGTCAGCAGACGAAATGCCGCCGGTTAAAAAAAGTGAACCAGAACCACAACCTGCTTCAGAAGAACCTGTTGCTGAAAAAGCTAAACCAGCTCCGTTGCCTGAGGAGAAACCAAAGCCTGAAACCAATCCTGCCCAACCAGTGGCAGAGGTATCAGCTCCTCAAAAAACGGATACGCCTGTAGAAAAACCTTCTGCCGAAAAGAAAGCAGAAGAAGAACCGAAAGCAGAAGAAGAACCGAAAGCGGAAAAACCACTAGCAAAAGAGCCTTCCAAAAAAGCCGAAAAAGAAAAAGAAGCGGAGCAACCTTCACTCAATATTGTGGGTTCCATCGACTTGTCAACCATCAACGAGCGCACCAAGCCTGCCCGTAAAAGTGCAGCCGAAAAGCGTAAGCAGCGTGAAGACCGCAAGAAAGCAGTGCCGGCTAAGGGTGCAGAGGAGAAACCAAAAACTGCTAAAACTACAAAAGCTAAAAAATCAGAAAAGCCGGCAGAGAAAAAACCCAAAGCAGAAAAAGCTACACCCCCTACTGCTGAGCAGCAAAAACCAGTTGCCGAGAAGAAGCCTGAAGCCAAAAAGAGTGATCCGTACGAAGATAATTTCCTGAAGACAGAATTCAAAAAACTCGCCGGTCCTAATATCGTTGGTAAAATAGAGCTTCCTGTCGAGAAGAAATATGAAAGAAAAAAACCTGTAGCATCCTCTTCCGATGAAGTAAAGCCGAAGAGAAAGAAACGCAAACGCATCAAAAAAGATGGCCAGGCCACACCTACTGCCGGACAGAGCAAAACACCAACACGCCCTGTCGACAGAGATCGCGCCAAAACCGCCAGACCGGGCAGAGGACGTAAAGCACGCACAGAACCCCGTCGTGAACTTACAGAGGAAGAAGTACAAAAGCAAATTAAGGAAACCTTGGCTCGCCTTAGCGGGGTAGGGAAGTCGAAAGCATCAAAATATCGCAGGCAAAAGCGCGATATAATACATAAACAGCTTGAAAAAGAGGCGCAGGTTCGCGAAGAAGAAAAGAAAGTAATCACCGTTACCGAGTTTGTTACAGCCAACGAGTTGGCGTCGCTGATGAATGTGCAGGTTACCAACGTCATTTCGGTATGCATGCAGCTGGGCTTATTTGTTTCTATTAACCAGCGGCTCGATGCCGAAACCATTGGCGTGGTTGCTGAGGAATTTGGCTTTGGCGTTAAGTTCGAAAGTGCCGAAACTGTCATTAGCGATACCGAAGAGGAGATAGACGAAGAAGGCGACCTGAAATTCCGCTCACCCATTGTTACGGTAATGGGTCACGTGGATCATGGCAAGACCAAGTTGCTCGACCACATCCGGAGTGCCAACGTAATTGCTGGTGAGGCTGGTGGTATCACCCAGCATATTGGTGCTTACGAAGTGATACTTGAAAATGAGAAAAAGATCACGTTCCTCGACACGCCTGGTCACGAAGCATTTACAGCTATGCGTGCCCGCGGAGCCCAGGTTACCGACGTAGCCATCATTGTGATAGCCGCCGACGACAGCGTTATGCCACAAACCGTCGAAGCCATCAACCATGCGCAGGCTGCCGACGTTCCTATCGTTTTTGCTATTAATAAAATAGATAAGCCTACTGCCAATACTGAGCGCATCAAAGAACAGCTTTCGCAGATGAATATTCTGGTAGAAGACTGGGGCGGTAAGTTTCAAAGTCAGGAAATATCCGCCAAAGCAGGAATTAACATCGATGAGCTGCTGGAGAAAGTGCTGCTTGAAGCTGAGTTGCTCGATTTGAAAGCCAATCCGAAACGCCGTGCCAACGGAACTATCATCGAGTCGTCGCTGGATAAAGGCCGGGGATATGTGTCAAAGCTGCTGGTACAAAACGGAACGCTGAATATTGGTGATATCGTAATTGCCGGCGCGCATTATGGCCGTGTAAAAGCAATGTACAACGAACGAAACCTGCCGGTAAAAATCGCTGGTCCGTCGGTACCTGTGCTGATGCTTGGTTTGAATGGAGCGCCACAGGCAGGCGATAGTTTTAAAGTAATGACTGATGAGCGCGATGCAAAGAATATTGCCACTAAGCGGCAGCAGCTACAGCGCGAACAGGACTTCCGGACTCAGAAACACGTTACCCTCGATGAGATCGGTCGCCGGATTGCCATTGGCGATTTTAAAGAGTTAAACATCATTGTAAAAGGTGACGTGGATGGCTCTGTAGAAGCTTTGGCAGATTCGATGCTCAAATTGTCGACACCAGAGGTGCAGGTAAATGTGATTCACAAATCGGTGGGTCAGGTTACAGAAACCGACGTAATGCTTGCCTCGGCTTCCGACGCCATTATTGTGGCCTTCCAGGTGCGTCCATCACTCGGGGCACGCCGACTGGCCGAACGAGAGCAAATCGATATTCGAAGCTACTCCATCATCTATTCAGCCATCGAAGAAATTAAAGCAGCCATCGAGGGCATGCTGGCGCCTACTATCGAAGAGAAAATTGTTTGCAACATTGAGGTGCGTGAGGTTTTCAAAATCACCAAAGTAGGAACCATTGCCGGATGTCTGGTGCTGGATGGAACCATCACCCGAAATACAACGGTGCGCGTGATCCGCGACGGCATTGTAATTTATACTGGCCGACTGGGCTCGCTCAAGCGTTTCAAAGACGACGTGCGCGAGGTTCAGAGCGGTTACGAATGTGGATTGAACATTGAAAATTTCAACGACATCAAGGTGGGCGATATCATCGAAGGTTTCGAAGAAGTGGAGATAGCTCGTAAACTTGATGACTAACCGATACTTTTGACTTATGTCAAATAATCGACTGTAACGCATTGTTTGACTGCTGCCAACATAGTTTTTGCTACAGTTAACAATTGACGGAAGGACTTCAAAAATTTGATCAAATATTTTTTAATATAGAAAAGTTCATAAATTTGCACCTACTTTTAAAACAAGAACTATGAAAATGAGAATTCTGCAAATCGTTTTGTTGCTTGGTATTGCCTACCTGGGATATCTCTTGTGGGAAACTATCCAGACACCTGTTCGCTTCAACCGCGAAAAAGATGATAGAGCCGCCTATGTGGTTCAAAATCTTAAAGACATCAGGTCAGTACAACAGATGTATCGTTCACTGAATGACACTTTTGCCAATAATCTGGATTCGCTGGTAGCATTTATGCATCGGGGTCAGATTCCGGTGGTGAAACTTACTTATGATCCCACCGACACTACCCTGACCAAAACCATCAGCGATACGCTGGGATACATCAGTGTTGAGGACTCACTCTTCGGAAGGCGAACCAATTTTGACGCAAAGACTATCAAGTATATTCCTTTTTCCAACCAGGAAGAATTTGAGATGGATGCTGGCCGGATCAATAAAGGTGGTGTAATGGTGCCTGTTTTTATGGCCATGGCACGCAAGGAAGATTATCTGACCGGACTCGATAAAAACCTGATAAGAGCTCCAAGTGTTAAAGACCTCATCGTGGGTTCGATGACCGAACCTACCACCGACGGTAACTGGGAGTAAGCCTGCTATCCATGCAAGCTAAAGCACACCAGGTACAATCGGCATTCGATAAATCTCTTCGGATTGAAGAGTCAAAGAATCAACGTTTATCCATCCAGCTTTCGCCGGATGGATTTTCTTTTTGTATCTACGACAAGCAACGCAACAAACTAACCGGATTACAGGCTTTCGCCTTTGAGGATGTTGCAAACGATCGGGCACTCAATCTGCTCCTTACCGATCTTTTACCCACCATTCCGCATTTGCAGGCTGAATACGACAAAGTACGCATAGCTGTCGAAAATCCAAAAAGTACCTTGCTCCCGTCGGCACTATTCGACACGCAGCACATGCAGCAATATCTGGAGTTTAATCATCGGATCGATGCAACGGAACTGGTGCTTTATGATAGGATTCCTATGCCTGACGCAGTGAATGTTTGGGCATTTTCAGAGACGATTTATCACAAGTTGCTTCAGTTTTTTCCGGCGGCTACCATTCAGCATCATGCTACAGCGCTGATCGATAGTCTGATGCTGCAGTACAAAAATCACAACGCTGGGGCATTGGTATTTCTAAATGTTCGCAAGCGATATTTCGACATTGTAGTTCTCAACAACAACAACCTGCAATTGTACAATGCTTTTCGATTTGTCACCAATGAGGATTTCGTCTATTATCTGTTGTTTGTTTTCGAGCAGCTTGGCATCAACCCGGAGCTGTGCAGAGTTGTTTTGTATGGAGATATCAAGTCGGCGACGCCTCTGTTTGTGTATTTAAACCAGTACCTCCGGCACTTGCAGGTGGGGCGGCGCAACGCTGCTCTGCAATTTAGCTACGTGTTCGACGACATTCCTGAACAGGATTTTTATAATCTGATACATTTGCAACAATGCGAATTATAGGCGGAACACACAAAGGCCGTCGCATTACGCCACCGCCACGATTACCGGTGCGTCCCACCACCGATCTTGCCAAAGAGAGTTTATTCAATATCCTGAACAACCTCATCGACTTTGAAGATTTGCGGGTATTGGATTTATTTGCCGGCACAGGCAACATTACATTTGAATTTGCCTCGCGACAAGCTGCCGTGGTTGATAGTGTAGATATTAATTTCAAATGCCTGGAGTTTATCCGCGCGACGGCCAAAGAGCTGCAGTTTGGTAATATCCGTACCTTTCGGGCCGACGTATTCAAATTCATCAAACGTCCGCCAGCACAGCCTTACGATCTGATTTTTTCGGATGCCCCCTACGAGCTTGAGCAAATAGCCGGGCTTCCGGAAATTGTTTATGGGCTGGGTTGGCTAAAAAAAGATGCCTGGCTCATCATCGAACATCCACGTTCGATCGACTTCACCAGGCAACAATATTTTGATCACCAACGTAATTACGGAAAAGTAAACTTTTCTTTTTTCAGGCAGTCTTAATACTCGTCTTCGTGGAAAAAGAAATCGTCCTTGGTGGGATAATCGGGCCAAATGTCTTCGATGCGTTCATACACTTCCCCTTCGTCTTCAATCTCACTGAGATTTTCGATCACCTCTTGTGGTGCTCCGGATCTAACGGCAAAGTCAATCAATTCATCCTTGGTAGCTGGCCAGGGGGCATCTTCAAGTTTTGAAGCTAATTCTAGAGTCCAATACATAGCTTGATAATCAGTTTTTTAATAATTTGTGCAAATGTAAATTTTTTCATGCTTAACGCCATGAAGAAAGATATTATTATAGCATAGCTACAACCTTGCTTTCCAGACGTTTTCTGTGGCACCAAAATCAGCAGTGAGCT
This region of Bacteroidales bacterium genomic DNA includes:
- a CDS encoding S46 family peptidase, with translation MKRLLVILAVILLGSTAAVKADEGMWLPLFVERLNYVDMQKMGLQLTADEIYSINHSSLKDAIIIFGGGCTGEIVSPEGLIFTNHHCGYGQIQSHSTIEHDYLTDGFWAMSKKEELPNDGLTARFLVRIEDVTDQVLSNLNDNMTEQQRSDKVREVSRAITDKAIDGTGYEGAVRGFFAGNEYYLFVYEIFRDVRLVGAPPSSIGKYGADTDNWMWPRHTGDFSIFRVYTGPDGKPANYAQDNVPMKSKYYLPVSIKGVEKDDFAMIMGYPGGTERYLSSWGAQLAEEESNMTVVNIRAKKLEIMRRFMDADPAVRIDYASKYAGTSNYWKFFIGQTKGLKNLKVYDKKLREEAAFDQWVNADAARQAKYGDALKLREQGIEAKKAVNLTQIYLNEAVSRGSEILMFSRRFKPLADLLEAKDKDQEAIDKEIAQLRVRTANYFDDYYQPLDQALLSTMLFMYYQNVPKQYQPEMLAKVYDAKQGFEPYVNKFFNKTIFASRESVNAMLDQPSAKKIMNDPATELMKAFMDIMPQIREVMNAADEKQIQGERLYISGLRQMFPDRKFYPDANFTMRLTYGQVLDYYPADAIHYDYYTTLSGVMQKEDPSTWEFKIPEKLKQLYQNKDFGRYGKNGEMVVNFLTTNDITGGNSGSPVMNAKGELIGLAFDGNWEAMSGDIAFEPDLQRTICIDIRYVLFIIDKFAGAKNIIDELNIVSD
- a CDS encoding DUF2795 domain-containing protein; protein product: MYWTLELASKLEDAPWPATKDELIDFAVRSGAPQEVIENLSEIEDEGEVYERIEDIWPDYPTKDDFFFHEDEY
- the rimP gene encoding ribosome assembly cofactor RimP, encoding MIDKTKIETLANAALADSDRFVTETKVSPGNIIIVTIDGDAGVTIDDCISLSKTIESSLNRDEEDFELRVTSFGADSPLQLLRQYHKNIGRQLQVMLHDNEKVKGFLRTVTDEMIILEPLPERKKTAPPEPVTIPFADIRQAKVILSFK
- a CDS encoding RsmD family RNA methyltransferase, translating into MRIIGGTHKGRRITPPPRLPVRPTTDLAKESLFNILNNLIDFEDLRVLDLFAGTGNITFEFASRQAAVVDSVDINFKCLEFIRATAKELQFGNIRTFRADVFKFIKRPPAQPYDLIFSDAPYELEQIAGLPEIVYGLGWLKKDAWLIIEHPRSIDFTRQQYFDHQRNYGKVNFSFFRQS
- a CDS encoding DUF2461 domain-containing protein; translated protein: MSLSYMENILNFLSDLKANNNRDWFNTNKDRYLEVKSLHAEFLDKVIHGVAAFDREIQLLPAAECTFRIYRDVRFAKNKDPYKINMGAVIRRGGRKSNYAGYYLHLEPGATFAGGGQFMPAPEVLRAIRYEIYNFPQDFQNILSHPDFVKTFGALQEKDKLKRPPKDFPADAPMIEHLKFKSFTAGKSFTDEQVRNDTFLHDVINTFKAIQPLLRFLNRSTDFTS
- a CDS encoding DUF3822 family protein produces the protein MQAKAHQVQSAFDKSLRIEESKNQRLSIQLSPDGFSFCIYDKQRNKLTGLQAFAFEDVANDRALNLLLTDLLPTIPHLQAEYDKVRIAVENPKSTLLPSALFDTQHMQQYLEFNHRIDATELVLYDRIPMPDAVNVWAFSETIYHKLLQFFPAATIQHHATALIDSLMLQYKNHNAGALVFLNVRKRYFDIVVLNNNNLQLYNAFRFVTNEDFVYYLLFVFEQLGINPELCRVVLYGDIKSATPLFVYLNQYLRHLQVGRRNAALQFSYVFDDIPEQDFYNLIHLQQCEL
- the nusA gene encoding transcription termination factor NusA; this translates as MDNINLVETFSEFKDFKNIDRESMMRILEEVFRHMIEKKYGTAENVDVIVNIDRGDLEIYRMLEIVEDGMVEDESTQIEYSKAIRIEPDFEIGEEVSEEIKMKDFGRREILTIRQNLIAKVQEYEKDNVYHKYKDRIGEIIAGEVYQVWKKEMLVLDDEGIELLLPKSEQIPTDYYRKGDTIRAVVSKVDMRNNNLQIILSRVSPVFLERLFEQEVPEVYDGLITIKSIVRVPGERAKIAVESYDDRIDPVGACVGMKGSRIHGIVRELKNENIDVINYTSNAQLYIQRALSPAKITSITIDDVTKRADVYMKPDQVSLAIGKGGFNIKLAGKLTGYEIDVYRDVESEIDDDVNIQEFSDEIDQWIIDALKAIGCDTARSVLLLDAAELLSRTDLEEETVNEVLRILKAEFE
- the infB gene encoding translation initiation factor IF-2, producing the protein MAVTKATRLNKAARDFNVSVRGIVEFLAKKGVEIEENPNTKISVQIYDLLTQEFSKEKSVKEEARKIDIGSVKRETISLEDRKRPKPDFDDYEDDQDIIIRGVSVEIDDDFKRAVEPHHDMHARKKETPAAPEKKEETPKPAPAEAMQPEPAKETSAPEGWPGPSADEMPPVKKSEPEPQPASEEPVAEKAKPAPLPEEKPKPETNPAQPVAEVSAPQKTDTPVEKPSAEKKAEEEPKAEEEPKAEKPLAKEPSKKAEKEKEAEQPSLNIVGSIDLSTINERTKPARKSAAEKRKQREDRKKAVPAKGAEEKPKTAKTTKAKKSEKPAEKKPKAEKATPPTAEQQKPVAEKKPEAKKSDPYEDNFLKTEFKKLAGPNIVGKIELPVEKKYERKKPVASSSDEVKPKRKKRKRIKKDGQATPTAGQSKTPTRPVDRDRAKTARPGRGRKARTEPRRELTEEEVQKQIKETLARLSGVGKSKASKYRRQKRDIIHKQLEKEAQVREEEKKVITVTEFVTANELASLMNVQVTNVISVCMQLGLFVSINQRLDAETIGVVAEEFGFGVKFESAETVISDTEEEIDEEGDLKFRSPIVTVMGHVDHGKTKLLDHIRSANVIAGEAGGITQHIGAYEVILENEKKITFLDTPGHEAFTAMRARGAQVTDVAIIVIAADDSVMPQTVEAINHAQAADVPIVFAINKIDKPTANTERIKEQLSQMNILVEDWGGKFQSQEISAKAGINIDELLEKVLLEAELLDLKANPKRRANGTIIESSLDKGRGYVSKLLVQNGTLNIGDIVIAGAHYGRVKAMYNERNLPVKIAGPSVPVLMLGLNGAPQAGDSFKVMTDERDAKNIATKRQQLQREQDFRTQKHVTLDEIGRRIAIGDFKELNIIVKGDVDGSVEALADSMLKLSTPEVQVNVIHKSVGQVTETDVMLASASDAIIVAFQVRPSLGARRLAEREQIDIRSYSIIYSAIEEIKAAIEGMLAPTIEEKIVCNIEVREVFKITKVGTIAGCLVLDGTITRNTTVRVIRDGIVIYTGRLGSLKRFKDDVREVQSGYECGLNIENFNDIKVGDIIEGFEEVEIARKLDD